In Ptychodera flava strain L36383 chromosome 21, AS_Pfla_20210202, whole genome shotgun sequence, a genomic segment contains:
- the LOC139121363 gene encoding uncharacterized protein isoform X1: MWRESQSFLHSLTNLQFPDNMPLLSILLASASGHLVGDLWYNSYTFRPAWCKFAGKTPLDLDKLGIQPRIVTIASDLTLACLLDHAVSKLDVGNSCKTAAMVTGGAALLYTALGAPHNAYDDRHCGCVAIDLGYNAARVGVMSLVLLYMAGRFE; this comes from the exons ATGTG GCGTGAGAGCCAGTCATTCTTACATTCACTCACTAATTTACAATTTCCAGACAACATGCCGCTTCTCTCAATTTTATTGGCATCAGCGTCCGGCCATTTGGTCGGAGACTTGTGGTACAACAGCTATACATTCCGTCCAGCATGGTGTAAATTTGCCGGGAAAACACCCCTTGATCTTGACAAGCTAGGAATTCAACCCCGTATTGTGACTATAGCATCTGACCTTACACTTGCTTGTCTCCTCGATCACGCAGTGTC GAAACTAGACGTTGGGAACTCCTGCAAAACTGCTGCCATGGTAACAGGTGGCGCTGCCTTGCTGTACACTGCGTTAGGAGCACCACACAATGCCTATGATGACAGGCACTGTGGGTGTGTTGCTATTGATCTTGGATACAACGCTGCACGCGTCGGTGTCATGTCCCTGGTATTGCTCTACATGGCGGGCCGTTTTGaataa
- the LOC139121360 gene encoding uncharacterized protein translates to MSLISIILATVLSQGLGALWYSPLMFSSQWLKCVGKTVDDLTTSNLPYVVAMFSDLALAIITNIAIMYVNFGSALATITMVTVGVTVLDMALEAPHYAFEGRTLGLFGITVGHNIARIFMMASLMYVRG, encoded by the exons ATGTCACTGATTTCCATTATCCTGGCCACAGTTCTCAGCCAAGGGCTTGGTGCACTGTGGTACTCACCGCTGATGTTCTCCAGTCAGTGGTTGAAGTGCGTTGGCAAAACTGTTGATGACCTGACAACCAGTAACCTTCCCTATGTCGTTGCTATGTTCTCAGACCTTGCCCTTGCAATCATTACCAATATCGCAATAAT GTATGTCAATTTTGGGAGTGCCTTGGCAACgattaccatggtaacagtcGGTGTCACAGTGTTGGATATGGCATTGGAGGCCCCTCACTATGCCTTTGAAGGTCGTACTCTGGGACTCTTTGGTATCACTGTCGGTCATAACATAGCCCGTATTTTTATGATGGCTTCTCTCATGTATGTCAGAGGTTAA
- the LOC139121359 gene encoding protein FAM221B-like has translation MDRSNSKSSSKTGAKPKKKAESSSRALAVPSSTGRAKSLSPKPSNSRAVVPRGMKSVDMVKHVGPDGQVMLAPKGYTMRPVIPAEKKELVSVARAMHREEFGPRVKKLFDPETEAATDAIKSGIYVGWRCPEFKWDCIRVSRQSRCFCSHLLSEHAPYNGKSVRVPCKSGGCGCKAFAFIPGRPEDIGEFWFQRRRDFDPTTWRAKCRCKHTHEEHDPRSKRCRACGCGMFNSNFLCAACDKHWEEHETFFETEDYRHMNGLPYGEDYLPFAEMPELRNMALTGQDDNPGIYRALMEGEGNIPRNRAITQDTPYRPPKSGSSFRPVYD, from the exons ATGGACCGGTCTAATAGTAAGAGCAGCTCAAAGACCGGAGCCAAACCTAAGAAGAAAGCAGAGAGCTCATCTCGAGCTCTTGCCGTACCATCGTCGACTGGACGAGCGAAGTCACTTTCTCCGAAGCCGTCCAACAGCAGAGCTGTCGTCCCAAGAGGTATGAAGAGTGTGGATATGGTAAAACACGTAGGACCAGATGGCCAAGTTATGTTGGCACCCAAAG GTTATACTATGAGGCCAGTGATACCAGCTGAGAAGAAGGAGTTGGTATCAGTAGCAAGGGCCATGCATAGAGAAGAGTTTGGACCAAGAGTCAAGAAATTATTTGATCCAGAAACTGAAGCTGCCACAGACGCAATCAAATCTG GAATATATGTAGGATGGAGATGTCCGGAGTTCAAGTGGGATTGTATCCGTGTGAGCAGACAGTCCAGATGTTTCTGTAGTCATCTTCTGTCGGAACATGCACCATACAATG ggaagagtgtaagagTGCCATGCAAGTCAGGGGGTTGTGGATGTAAGGCATTTGCCTTCATACCTGGCAGACCGGAAGACATTGGTGAGTTCTGGTTCCAAAGACGGAGGGACTTTGATCCAACAACCTGGAGAGCAAAGTGTCGCTGTAAACACACGCATGAAGAACACGATCCGCGATCAAAACGATGCAGAG CCTGTGGCTGTGGTATGTTCAACTCTAACTTTCTGTGTGCTGCATGTGACAAACACTGGGAGGAACATGAGACATTCTTTGAAACAGAAGACTACCGTCACATGAATGGATTACCCTACG GGGAGGATTACTTGCCATTTGCCGAGATGCCAGAACTCCGTAACATGGCACTAACTGGCCAGGATGACAATCCCGGTATCTATCGTGCACTCATGGAAGGAGAAGGTAACATTCCAAGGAACAGAGCAATAACACAAGATACTCCATACCGCCCTCCCAAGTCTGGATCTAGCTTCAGACCTGTCTATGACTAA
- the LOC139121363 gene encoding uncharacterized protein isoform X2 — protein MTDNMPLLSILLASASGHLVGDLWYNSYTFRPAWCKFAGKTPLDLDKLGIQPRIVTIASDLTLACLLDHAVSKLDVGNSCKTAAMVTGGAALLYTALGAPHNAYDDRHCGCVAIDLGYNAARVGVMSLVLLYMAGRFE, from the exons ATGACAG ACAACATGCCGCTTCTCTCAATTTTATTGGCATCAGCGTCCGGCCATTTGGTCGGAGACTTGTGGTACAACAGCTATACATTCCGTCCAGCATGGTGTAAATTTGCCGGGAAAACACCCCTTGATCTTGACAAGCTAGGAATTCAACCCCGTATTGTGACTATAGCATCTGACCTTACACTTGCTTGTCTCCTCGATCACGCAGTGTC GAAACTAGACGTTGGGAACTCCTGCAAAACTGCTGCCATGGTAACAGGTGGCGCTGCCTTGCTGTACACTGCGTTAGGAGCACCACACAATGCCTATGATGACAGGCACTGTGGGTGTGTTGCTATTGATCTTGGATACAACGCTGCACGCGTCGGTGTCATGTCCCTGGTATTGCTCTACATGGCGGGCCGTTTTGaataa